In the genome of Nymphaea colorata isolate Beijing-Zhang1983 chromosome 9, ASM883128v2, whole genome shotgun sequence, one region contains:
- the LOC116260161 gene encoding 40S ribosomal protein S17-like gives MGRVRTKTVKKSSRQVIERYYSRMTLDFHTNKKILEEVAIIPSKRLRNKIAGFSTHLMKRIQRGPVRGISLKLQEEERERRMDFVPDESAIKTDVIEVDKETIDMLAALGMADLPGVVKQPDAPTGGLGYSKPGGGYMGRRS, from the coding sequence ATGGGGCGGGTGAGGACGAAGACGGTAAAAAAATCGTCGAGGCAGGTGATCGAGCGGTACTACTCGAGAATGACGCTTGACTTCCACACCAACAAGAAAATCCTGGAGGAGGTTGCCATCATCCCCTCGAAGCGCCTCCGCAACAAGATCGCCGGCTTCTCCACCCACCTGATGAAACGCATCCAGCGTGGTCCAGTCCGTGGCATCTCCCTCAAGCTCCAGGAAGAGGAGCGCGAGCGCCGCATGGACTTCGTTCCCGATGAATCCGCCATCAAGACGGACGTCATCGAGGTCGACAAGGAGACGATCGACATGCTTGCGGCCCTCGGCATGGCGGACCTCCCTGGTGTCGTCAAGCAGCCCGACGCCCCTACCGGCGGCCTGGGCTACTCAAAGCCCGGTGGTGGTTACATGGGCCGGAGAAGCTAG
- the LOC116260893 gene encoding uncharacterized protein LOC116260893 isoform X2 has translation MVDAIMEDVPDLPVLLKASAEFASYPGQHSDASVKEFLDRFPLPLIFSALSLKSDVPGLESSLVSCLEMIFGTKYGISHVPEYMPFVCVGLSAQSQAVRCLACKAVANFLENDCTDGKAAELANSHGAYPLLIDCLLHGDERVSASSIKAIINLSKTAPGIGVIFPTDGDDPTHLKNVVEHSSSSARIRVFSLIAKLFSTSAAASAIHSSGLLDLLVAEVKNSNDVLMTLSTLEVLYEVASSPHGTQYLLKTTLLQLLTSLIRNSAESVLRSRAIMICGRLLSSDDMFTIIGESTPIVSGIGDALSAINGILENLESEDSDECSSAIDSLGQIGASSEGAELLFSSSLPMVKHVIEAAFRRKDRSKQLAALHALGNIVGEGRPADRKLLSDPSEERLRQLIYETVSSSSKLTPSGLLLSVLQQDPEIRLAAYRVITGLVVRSWCLLEVCLKHEIIDIITDAYSETTKYGMEVRHECCLAIANALATQRDLDEPSLSGVASKEAVRRGPYHGKKRAEAQPVVVPAERF, from the exons atggTGGATGCTATAATGGAGGATGTTCCCGATTTACCTGTCCTTTTAAAAGCTTCCGCTGAGTTTGCTTCATATCCTG GTCAACATAGTGACGCTTCCGTCAAGGAATTCCTCGACCGGttccctcttcctctcatcTTCAG TGCTTTAAGTCTGAAATCTGATGTGCCTGGGCTCGAGAGTTCATTGGTATCATGTCTTGAAATGATATTCGGAACAAAGTATGGGATTTCTCATGTTCCAGAGTATATG CCTTTTGTATGTGTTGGGCTTAGCGCACAATCGCAGGCGGTCAGGTGTTTAGCATGCAAAGCT GTTGCAAACTTTTTGGAGAATGATTGTACAGATGGTAAAGCTGCAGAGCTCGCTAATAGTCATGGTGCATATCCGTTGCTTATTGATTGTCTTCTTCATGG GGATGAACGAGTATCTGCATCTTCTATAAAAGCTATTATCAATCTCTCAAAGACCGCTCCTGGGATT GGAGTCATCTTTCCAACAGATGGTGATGACCCTACACATCTCAAAAATGTTGTAGAACATAGCTCATCATCG GCACGTATTCGGGTGTTTTCACTCATTGCAAAACTGTTTTCTACTTCAGCTGCTGCTTCAGCAATTCACAGTTCTGGTCTTCTTGATCTGTTGGTGGCAGAAGTCAAAAACTCAAATGATGTTCTTATGACTCTAAGCACTCTTGAGGTTTTGTATGAG GTAGCATCATCACCGCATGGTACACAATATCTTTTAAAGACCACTCTTCTGCAGTTACTAACTTCATTGATCAG GAACTCAGCTGAGTCTGTTTTGCGATCAAGAGCAATTATGATATGTGGAAGAttgctttcttctgatgataTGTTCACGATAATTGGTGAATCTA CACCTATTGTGTCAGGTATTGGAGATGCTCTATCTGCGATTAATGGAATTTTGGAGAATTTGGAAAGTGAAGACTCAGATGAATGCTCAAGTGCAATCGATAGCCTAGGCCAGATTGGAGCTT CATCTGAAGGAGCTGAACTGTTATTTTCAAGTTCACTTCCCATGGTTAAGCATGTGATAGAGGCAGCATTCAGACGGAAAGACAGGAGTAAGCAGTTA GCAGCTTTACATGCCCTTGGAAATATTGTCGGTGAAGGTAGACCAGCAGACCGTAAGTTGTTAAGCGATCCTTCGGAAGAGCGTCTTCGTCAGTTGATCTATGAGACAGTTTCTTCTAGTTCCAAACTGACACCATCG GGGCTGCTTCTTTCAGTTCTGCAACAGGATCCTGAAATTCGGTTGGCA GCTTATAGAGTGATCACTGGACTTGTTGTTCGGTCTTGGTGCCTTTTGGAGGTTTGCTTGAAGCATGAAATTATAGACATCATTACTGATGCTTACTCGGAGACGACAAAATATG GCATGGAAGTTCGACATGAGTGTTGTTTGGCCATAGCAAATGCTTTGGCAACTCAACGTGACCTAGACGAGCCTTCACTCTCGGGAGTAGCTTCTAAG GAAGCAGTGAGAAGAGGTCCTTACCATGGCAAAAAACGAGCAGAAGCCCAGCCGGTGGTTGTGCCAGCTGAACGATTCTGA
- the LOC116260893 gene encoding uncharacterized protein LOC116260893 isoform X3 yields the protein MVDAIMEDVPDLPVLLKASAEFASYPGQHSDASVKEFLDRFPLPLIFSALSLKSDVPGLESSLVSCLEMIFGTKYGISHVPEYMPFVCVGLSAQSQAVRCLACKAVANFLENDCTDGKAAELANSHGAYPLLIDCLLHGDERVSASSIKAIINLSKTAPGIGVIFPTDGDDPTHLKNVVEHSSSSARIRVFSLIAKLFSTSAAASAIHSSGLLDLLVAEVKNSNDVLMTLSTLEVLYEVASSPHGTQYLLKTTLLQLLTSLIRNSAESVLRSRAIMICGRLLSSDDMFTIIGESSIGDALSAINGILENLESEDSDECSSAIDSLGQIGASSEGAELLFSSSLPMVKHVIEAAFRRKDRSKQLAALHALGNIVGEGRPADRKLLSDPSEERLRQLIYETVSSSSKLTPSGLLLSVLQQDPEIRLAAYRVITGLVVRSWCLLEVCLKHEIIDIITDAYSETTKYGMEVRHECCLAIANALATQRDLDEPSLSGVASKVQEAVRRGPYHGKKRAEAQPVVVPAERF from the exons atggTGGATGCTATAATGGAGGATGTTCCCGATTTACCTGTCCTTTTAAAAGCTTCCGCTGAGTTTGCTTCATATCCTG GTCAACATAGTGACGCTTCCGTCAAGGAATTCCTCGACCGGttccctcttcctctcatcTTCAG TGCTTTAAGTCTGAAATCTGATGTGCCTGGGCTCGAGAGTTCATTGGTATCATGTCTTGAAATGATATTCGGAACAAAGTATGGGATTTCTCATGTTCCAGAGTATATG CCTTTTGTATGTGTTGGGCTTAGCGCACAATCGCAGGCGGTCAGGTGTTTAGCATGCAAAGCT GTTGCAAACTTTTTGGAGAATGATTGTACAGATGGTAAAGCTGCAGAGCTCGCTAATAGTCATGGTGCATATCCGTTGCTTATTGATTGTCTTCTTCATGG GGATGAACGAGTATCTGCATCTTCTATAAAAGCTATTATCAATCTCTCAAAGACCGCTCCTGGGATT GGAGTCATCTTTCCAACAGATGGTGATGACCCTACACATCTCAAAAATGTTGTAGAACATAGCTCATCATCG GCACGTATTCGGGTGTTTTCACTCATTGCAAAACTGTTTTCTACTTCAGCTGCTGCTTCAGCAATTCACAGTTCTGGTCTTCTTGATCTGTTGGTGGCAGAAGTCAAAAACTCAAATGATGTTCTTATGACTCTAAGCACTCTTGAGGTTTTGTATGAG GTAGCATCATCACCGCATGGTACACAATATCTTTTAAAGACCACTCTTCTGCAGTTACTAACTTCATTGATCAG GAACTCAGCTGAGTCTGTTTTGCGATCAAGAGCAATTATGATATGTGGAAGAttgctttcttctgatgataTGTTCACGATAATTGGTGAATCTA GTATTGGAGATGCTCTATCTGCGATTAATGGAATTTTGGAGAATTTGGAAAGTGAAGACTCAGATGAATGCTCAAGTGCAATCGATAGCCTAGGCCAGATTGGAGCTT CATCTGAAGGAGCTGAACTGTTATTTTCAAGTTCACTTCCCATGGTTAAGCATGTGATAGAGGCAGCATTCAGACGGAAAGACAGGAGTAAGCAGTTA GCAGCTTTACATGCCCTTGGAAATATTGTCGGTGAAGGTAGACCAGCAGACCGTAAGTTGTTAAGCGATCCTTCGGAAGAGCGTCTTCGTCAGTTGATCTATGAGACAGTTTCTTCTAGTTCCAAACTGACACCATCG GGGCTGCTTCTTTCAGTTCTGCAACAGGATCCTGAAATTCGGTTGGCA GCTTATAGAGTGATCACTGGACTTGTTGTTCGGTCTTGGTGCCTTTTGGAGGTTTGCTTGAAGCATGAAATTATAGACATCATTACTGATGCTTACTCGGAGACGACAAAATATG GCATGGAAGTTCGACATGAGTGTTGTTTGGCCATAGCAAATGCTTTGGCAACTCAACGTGACCTAGACGAGCCTTCACTCTCGGGAGTAGCTTCTAAG GTGCAGGAAGCAGTGAGAAGAGGTCCTTACCATGGCAAAAAACGAGCAGAAGCCCAGCCGGTGGTTGTGCCAGCTGAACGATTCTGA
- the LOC116260893 gene encoding uncharacterized protein LOC116260893 isoform X1, giving the protein MVDAIMEDVPDLPVLLKASAEFASYPGQHSDASVKEFLDRFPLPLIFSALSLKSDVPGLESSLVSCLEMIFGTKYGISHVPEYMPFVCVGLSAQSQAVRCLACKAVANFLENDCTDGKAAELANSHGAYPLLIDCLLHGDERVSASSIKAIINLSKTAPGIGVIFPTDGDDPTHLKNVVEHSSSSARIRVFSLIAKLFSTSAAASAIHSSGLLDLLVAEVKNSNDVLMTLSTLEVLYEVASSPHGTQYLLKTTLLQLLTSLIRNSAESVLRSRAIMICGRLLSSDDMFTIIGESTPIVSGIGDALSAINGILENLESEDSDECSSAIDSLGQIGASSEGAELLFSSSLPMVKHVIEAAFRRKDRSKQLAALHALGNIVGEGRPADRKLLSDPSEERLRQLIYETVSSSSKLTPSGLLLSVLQQDPEIRLAAYRVITGLVVRSWCLLEVCLKHEIIDIITDAYSETTKYGMEVRHECCLAIANALATQRDLDEPSLSGVASKVQEAVRRGPYHGKKRAEAQPVVVPAERF; this is encoded by the exons atggTGGATGCTATAATGGAGGATGTTCCCGATTTACCTGTCCTTTTAAAAGCTTCCGCTGAGTTTGCTTCATATCCTG GTCAACATAGTGACGCTTCCGTCAAGGAATTCCTCGACCGGttccctcttcctctcatcTTCAG TGCTTTAAGTCTGAAATCTGATGTGCCTGGGCTCGAGAGTTCATTGGTATCATGTCTTGAAATGATATTCGGAACAAAGTATGGGATTTCTCATGTTCCAGAGTATATG CCTTTTGTATGTGTTGGGCTTAGCGCACAATCGCAGGCGGTCAGGTGTTTAGCATGCAAAGCT GTTGCAAACTTTTTGGAGAATGATTGTACAGATGGTAAAGCTGCAGAGCTCGCTAATAGTCATGGTGCATATCCGTTGCTTATTGATTGTCTTCTTCATGG GGATGAACGAGTATCTGCATCTTCTATAAAAGCTATTATCAATCTCTCAAAGACCGCTCCTGGGATT GGAGTCATCTTTCCAACAGATGGTGATGACCCTACACATCTCAAAAATGTTGTAGAACATAGCTCATCATCG GCACGTATTCGGGTGTTTTCACTCATTGCAAAACTGTTTTCTACTTCAGCTGCTGCTTCAGCAATTCACAGTTCTGGTCTTCTTGATCTGTTGGTGGCAGAAGTCAAAAACTCAAATGATGTTCTTATGACTCTAAGCACTCTTGAGGTTTTGTATGAG GTAGCATCATCACCGCATGGTACACAATATCTTTTAAAGACCACTCTTCTGCAGTTACTAACTTCATTGATCAG GAACTCAGCTGAGTCTGTTTTGCGATCAAGAGCAATTATGATATGTGGAAGAttgctttcttctgatgataTGTTCACGATAATTGGTGAATCTA CACCTATTGTGTCAGGTATTGGAGATGCTCTATCTGCGATTAATGGAATTTTGGAGAATTTGGAAAGTGAAGACTCAGATGAATGCTCAAGTGCAATCGATAGCCTAGGCCAGATTGGAGCTT CATCTGAAGGAGCTGAACTGTTATTTTCAAGTTCACTTCCCATGGTTAAGCATGTGATAGAGGCAGCATTCAGACGGAAAGACAGGAGTAAGCAGTTA GCAGCTTTACATGCCCTTGGAAATATTGTCGGTGAAGGTAGACCAGCAGACCGTAAGTTGTTAAGCGATCCTTCGGAAGAGCGTCTTCGTCAGTTGATCTATGAGACAGTTTCTTCTAGTTCCAAACTGACACCATCG GGGCTGCTTCTTTCAGTTCTGCAACAGGATCCTGAAATTCGGTTGGCA GCTTATAGAGTGATCACTGGACTTGTTGTTCGGTCTTGGTGCCTTTTGGAGGTTTGCTTGAAGCATGAAATTATAGACATCATTACTGATGCTTACTCGGAGACGACAAAATATG GCATGGAAGTTCGACATGAGTGTTGTTTGGCCATAGCAAATGCTTTGGCAACTCAACGTGACCTAGACGAGCCTTCACTCTCGGGAGTAGCTTCTAAG GTGCAGGAAGCAGTGAGAAGAGGTCCTTACCATGGCAAAAAACGAGCAGAAGCCCAGCCGGTGGTTGTGCCAGCTGAACGATTCTGA
- the LOC116260893 gene encoding uncharacterized protein LOC116260893 isoform X4: protein MQSCTFTIVANFLENDCTDGKAAELANSHGAYPLLIDCLLHGDERVSASSIKAIINLSKTAPGIGVIFPTDGDDPTHLKNVVEHSSSSARIRVFSLIAKLFSTSAAASAIHSSGLLDLLVAEVKNSNDVLMTLSTLEVLYEVASSPHGTQYLLKTTLLQLLTSLIRNSAESVLRSRAIMICGRLLSSDDMFTIIGESTPIVSGIGDALSAINGILENLESEDSDECSSAIDSLGQIGASSEGAELLFSSSLPMVKHVIEAAFRRKDRSKQLAALHALGNIVGEGRPADRKLLSDPSEERLRQLIYETVSSSSKLTPSGLLLSVLQQDPEIRLAAYRVITGLVVRSWCLLEVCLKHEIIDIITDAYSETTKYGMEVRHECCLAIANALATQRDLDEPSLSGVASKVQEAVRRGPYHGKKRAEAQPVVVPAERF from the exons ATGCAAAGCTGTACGTTCACAATA GTTGCAAACTTTTTGGAGAATGATTGTACAGATGGTAAAGCTGCAGAGCTCGCTAATAGTCATGGTGCATATCCGTTGCTTATTGATTGTCTTCTTCATGG GGATGAACGAGTATCTGCATCTTCTATAAAAGCTATTATCAATCTCTCAAAGACCGCTCCTGGGATT GGAGTCATCTTTCCAACAGATGGTGATGACCCTACACATCTCAAAAATGTTGTAGAACATAGCTCATCATCG GCACGTATTCGGGTGTTTTCACTCATTGCAAAACTGTTTTCTACTTCAGCTGCTGCTTCAGCAATTCACAGTTCTGGTCTTCTTGATCTGTTGGTGGCAGAAGTCAAAAACTCAAATGATGTTCTTATGACTCTAAGCACTCTTGAGGTTTTGTATGAG GTAGCATCATCACCGCATGGTACACAATATCTTTTAAAGACCACTCTTCTGCAGTTACTAACTTCATTGATCAG GAACTCAGCTGAGTCTGTTTTGCGATCAAGAGCAATTATGATATGTGGAAGAttgctttcttctgatgataTGTTCACGATAATTGGTGAATCTA CACCTATTGTGTCAGGTATTGGAGATGCTCTATCTGCGATTAATGGAATTTTGGAGAATTTGGAAAGTGAAGACTCAGATGAATGCTCAAGTGCAATCGATAGCCTAGGCCAGATTGGAGCTT CATCTGAAGGAGCTGAACTGTTATTTTCAAGTTCACTTCCCATGGTTAAGCATGTGATAGAGGCAGCATTCAGACGGAAAGACAGGAGTAAGCAGTTA GCAGCTTTACATGCCCTTGGAAATATTGTCGGTGAAGGTAGACCAGCAGACCGTAAGTTGTTAAGCGATCCTTCGGAAGAGCGTCTTCGTCAGTTGATCTATGAGACAGTTTCTTCTAGTTCCAAACTGACACCATCG GGGCTGCTTCTTTCAGTTCTGCAACAGGATCCTGAAATTCGGTTGGCA GCTTATAGAGTGATCACTGGACTTGTTGTTCGGTCTTGGTGCCTTTTGGAGGTTTGCTTGAAGCATGAAATTATAGACATCATTACTGATGCTTACTCGGAGACGACAAAATATG GCATGGAAGTTCGACATGAGTGTTGTTTGGCCATAGCAAATGCTTTGGCAACTCAACGTGACCTAGACGAGCCTTCACTCTCGGGAGTAGCTTCTAAG GTGCAGGAAGCAGTGAGAAGAGGTCCTTACCATGGCAAAAAACGAGCAGAAGCCCAGCCGGTGGTTGTGCCAGCTGAACGATTCTGA